In the Burkholderia contaminans genome, GATGCCATCGGCAAGGTGCTGAAGAGCGGCGTCTGAGCGCGGCGCGCCCCGGCGCGCAACGCGGCTGGCCGAACCGGCTGTCTCCGCAAGGGGGCAGCCGGTTTTTCGTCGTACGGCCGAATGTGCGCCACCCGGCTGACGCGAAGGCGGCGCGGGCGTACGATCACGGCATCCAACGCGACTCGGAAGGAAGCACATGGGCATCCGGATCATCCAGCTCGGCACGCCGCGCGCGGCCGGCGAGGGCCTGCGGATCGGCACGGTGCGGCGGCCGCCGCGCGGCGTGCCGAAGGCGGAATTCGCGTCGCGCAACTACTATGATGTATGGCTGCCGACGTTGTCGCCGAGCCCGGAACTCGTCGCCCGGGCGCAGGCCGCCGAAACCGATGCCGAATGGAACGCGTTCCGGCGTCACTTCCGTGCGGAGATGGCGCAGGGCGATGCGCCGAAGGTGCTCGACCTGCTGGCCGCGCTGTCGGCGACCACAGCGTTTTCGATCGGCTGCTATTGCGACGACGAGCGCCGTTGCCACCGCGGCGTGCTGCGCGAACTGCTCGCGCAGCGCGGCGCGGCGATCGAGCCCGACGCGGGCTGAAAGCCGTTCGTGGCGGTGCCGCGCGGCCGCGCCGGCACGCTGCCGTGCCGTTATCGTGCGGCGCAGCGAACCGGTTGACGTGGGTCAAGCGTGCGGGCGCGCGCGCCACTATGCTCTCGTCATGGAGCGATTACGACGATGACAGGCGGACAGATGCAGATTGCCTTCCCGCCGGAACCACCCGAATATTGCGCACGCGATCTGGTCGTGGCGTTTTCGGCACTGGTCGACGGACGTTGCGTACAGTGCGCGGTCACGGCCGAGGCGCTGGAAGATCATTTCGGCGCGCCGTCGCTGCTCGAACGCGACTTGCTGGCTGCGTTCGACGCGCACCGGTCGGCGATCGAGGCGATGGCACGACGCATGCTTGAGGAAATCGGCGGCCGGCCGGTGCTGCTGCACAGCGGCCACTTCCGGCTCGGAGACTGATACCGCAGGAGGGCGCATGACACTGCAGGGCAACATCCACGAACGCGACTGGTCCGTCGAAGTCGAGACGCGCCCGTGCGAATCGGGCGAATTCCGCTGCCGCGTGTCGGTCGAGCACGGCACCGGCGCCGCGCGTTTTCATCACACGTTCGAGCACAGCCACGCGTATCCGACCGAGCGCGAGGCGATGATCGAAGGGTTGCGGGCCGGCATGACGTGGATCGAGATGAAGACGTCGCAAACTTTCAACGTATGAACGGACCCGCGCCGGCGACGGCGCGGGCAGACTATCGGCCGGGCAGCGATCGGAGAAATCGCGCCGTGCCACGGGCAACACGTGCCGCCGCCTTTCGATGCAGGCGGCACATGCAAGGCGGTCGACGAGCGGGCGGCCCCGTCAGGAGACACGACATGGGCGTGGGCATGCAGATCGCCTGCCTTGGATTCGCGGGGACCGCCGCGGTCGAAGCCGAAGCCGGCGCGCAGCTGGTGCGGCTCGAGCGGTTTCGCGCGCTGATCACCGGTTGCCATCTCACGATCGAATCGCTTGCCGCCGCCGATGGCGCACGCTGTTACGACGCGCGGCTCGACCTCGTGACGCACGACACGGCGCGCTGGCCGTTGCCGCCGTGCGTGGGCGACGACATGGACGACGTGCTGCGCCGTGTGTTCACGCAGGCCGAACAGGTGCTGATCGCGTGCCAGGCGGCCGGTGCAAGGGTGGGGCTGCGCAACGCGGCGGCCGGCGGCGCGGTGCGATGATGCATCGCGCGCTGCGCCGCCAGGTGTAACCCGGATCCGTCAGACCCGTGCGAGCGCTTGCGAGTCGATGATGCGCACGCGCTTGCCGCGCGTTTCGACCATCGCTTCGCGATGGAACCGCGAGAACATCCGGCTCACGGTTTCGAGCTTCATCCCGAGATAGCAGCCGATTTCCTCGCGCGTCATCCGCAGGTTGAATTCCGTCGCCGAATAGCCGCGCGCCTCGAAGCGCGACGACAGGTTCAGCAGGAAATGCGCGACGCGTTGTTCCGCCGACATCGTGCCGAGCAGCAGCATCTGGCTCGATTCGCGGACGATCTCGCTGCTCAGCATCTGGTAGAGGAAGTGCTGCATCGGCTTGATTTCGCGGCACGCCGCTTCGAGCGCACCGAACGGGATGATGCACACGACGCTGTCCTCGAGCGCGATCGCGTCGCAGCAATGCTGGCCGCCGCCGATGCCGTCCATACCGAGCGTTTCACCGGCAATCTGGAAGCCCGTCACATGCTCGCGGCCGTCGCGATGCATCATCACCGTCTTGAACGAACCCGCGCGCACTGCATAGATGCTATGGAACGCGTCGTCGGTGCGGAACAGCGCTTCGCCCTGGCGCACCTGCCGGGTCGTGCAGATGATCGAGTCGAGGCGGCCGTATTCGGCCGCGGTCAGGTGCGGCGGCAGGCACATCGAGCGCATCGCACATACCGAGCAGCGTGCGGCGGGATGTTTGGCGGCGTCGGCGCGCGTGACCGCGCGAAGCGGAATCGTCGGCCGAGGCGTGATGGATACGTCGGCGGCGCAGGGGGTGGCTGTTGACATGAGTCACTCCGGCTCGTCAGGGGCGATGCACGCGAGCGTGCACCAGGGATTCGATGACTTGGCATGCGGCGTCGAATTCGACGGTCTTGTCGAAGAAGTAGTCGGCTCCGGCCGATGCGCATGCCTCTCTGAATGCCGGCGCCGAATGATTCGTCAGCACGATCGTGACGATGCGCGGCGCGGCCTTCGACAGCGTCCCGATCAGGTCGAGGCCGCTGCCGTCCGCCAGCCGCAGGTCGACGATCACCACGTCCGCCTGGCTGCTGCGGATATGCGCCAACGCTTCCTGGCCGTCTTCCGCCTCGCCGACGACGGCGACACCGCGGATCGCGCCGACGAGCAGCGCGATCCGCTGCCGGACGGCGGCGGCATGATCGACGAGAAACACCCGGAGCGCGGCGGGTAACTGGCTGGCATTCATGCCGGCAGTATCGTGTTGCGCCGCCAAAAATGAAATCGGCCGAATTGGAAGTTGATGTAGGCCGCTGCGACGCGTTGTAGGGCGATTCCTACAACGCGTACGGGAAATCGCCGGAGCGGCCCCGAGGTGGCGACGCCGCGAGCGCGGCAGACGGGTAGCGCTGCCGGATCAGCCGGCCTGGCGCGCAGCCAGCGCATCGCGTGCCGTACGGCACGCGGCGAGATCCCACGCCGCACAGCCGACGCTCTTGAACAGCAACGGCCCGCTGCGGTCGAATGTGCCGCCCAGCACGTCGGCGAGCGACGCGACGTGCTGCCAGTCGACCTGCGCGACGATCAGGTCGCCGGCTTCGTGGCGCGCGCCGGCCGGATCGTCGACGACCAGCCGGCTGGCGCGCACCGTGTTCGCGTCGATCTCGGCCGCGTCCGCGGTAAACGCGCCGACGCCGACCACGAGCCGGCCTTCGCGCGCGGCTTCGCGATAGACGGGCGTGCGGCTCGTCGTCAGCGTGACGACGACGTCGATCGCATCGGGAATCGCGTCGCCGTCGAGCGGCACGAGACGCGG is a window encoding:
- a CDS encoding response regulator transcription factor, with translation MNASQLPAALRVFLVDHAAAVRQRIALLVGAIRGVAVVGEAEDGQEALAHIRSSQADVVIVDLRLADGSGLDLIGTLSKAAPRIVTIVLTNHSAPAFREACASAGADYFFDKTVEFDAACQVIESLVHARVHRP
- a CDS encoding DUF1488 domain-containing protein produces the protein MTGGQMQIAFPPEPPEYCARDLVVAFSALVDGRCVQCAVTAEALEDHFGAPSLLERDLLAAFDAHRSAIEAMARRMLEEIGGRPVLLHSGHFRLGD
- a CDS encoding helix-turn-helix domain-containing protein, translating into MSTATPCAADVSITPRPTIPLRAVTRADAAKHPAARCSVCAMRSMCLPPHLTAAEYGRLDSIICTTRQVRQGEALFRTDDAFHSIYAVRAGSFKTVMMHRDGREHVTGFQIAGETLGMDGIGGGQHCCDAIALEDSVVCIIPFGALEAACREIKPMQHFLYQMLSSEIVRESSQMLLLGTMSAEQRVAHFLLNLSSRFEARGYSATEFNLRMTREEIGCYLGMKLETVSRMFSRFHREAMVETRGKRVRIIDSQALARV
- a CDS encoding DUF488 domain-containing protein — protein: MGIRIIQLGTPRAAGEGLRIGTVRRPPRGVPKAEFASRNYYDVWLPTLSPSPELVARAQAAETDAEWNAFRRHFRAEMAQGDAPKVLDLLAALSATTAFSIGCYCDDERRCHRGVLRELLAQRGAAIEPDAG